CATCATCCATTTGTGAAAGTTGAATGACTAACTGGATTCTCGAAGAGTTTCTTTCTTGTATAGTCGTGGTCTCATCATCATCCTCATCTAAGAAATTCCAAACATTGTGGGGTAGTAAATATTGATAAGCTTCCATTCAACTCCATTCTTCAAATTGGGAAtgtaatatatcaaattttcttGGGATGCAAATATGAATGGTTCATTTTGGTACCATCGACAGGGTGAAGCAGACACTAGTGAAAAAACTAACACTTTCTGTTCTGCAACCGTTTGTGTCCCACCACTTGCACCTAAAATAATAACACTACAATCCTTCAAGTAAGTGAACTCATAGACTTCTTTGAGTACGCCATAAAAAATTTTACCACCTTCTCCAGGCACCAAAATACAACTGTTTTGGGTGTTATGATTGTCATCCCGATCCTCAACTAGGAATTTAATACCGTTAAAAATACATCCAAGATAACAATAGCATGCTAAATTAGAGGAATTTGCGATGATGTACAATTCATATGATACTTTCCCAAGGTTATTCGCTCAGAGTTGATTGATCTATAAGTGATTGAAAAATGTAATCAATACTAGTACAAGAAACTGTATTTGAATGAAAAAATTAGTAGAAAATAATACTTCCTCGAACCAACTAGGAAACTTATTCTCTAGTTTATAACTAAGCAAGAGATTCACTCAtgacaattattttttattttattttatttatttatttttttttttttgctgaaacaCTCATGACAATTAGTTGATGTCCAAGCTACTAAAAGTACAATTAACagaaatttatttgatttaagtaCCATGACTGCTCTATTTTACATGGATTATTCAAGCAAATTAAACTCGAAACTTCTTAATGAATTCATAATTTAACTCAGAACTTCTTAATGAATTCATATATAAGGGTGCTAATCTCCTCTGGTTTTGCTTGGTTAATAAAATGAGGCAGACCTTCCATTATAACCACTTCTTCCAGCAATGGCACATCTTTTTTAAAGCCACCACTTTCTATGTATTCCTTAACGCCTGGGAAAAGGTAGGTGCTTTCTTGTTCCCCCGCTATGTACTTCGTCGGAACTTTTATCTGTGCTCCTGTCCAAGGTGCCAGGAGCTCCCATGATCTGCAAAACGACATACAGAAAGCTGTGCTTTAAACAATTTAACTCCAAAGTCTTTAAGAGCATTGGATTAACAAGAACCATTAAGCATAGATGTTAATgaactaatttcaaattcaataaTAGGAAATAAAGAAAGAATGCTACAAGTTGAAAGCTCGATAATAGTTTAATCCTCCAGTAAAGCCTGTCTGGTTGAACTTATTGGCATAGTAATTGATGACTTCTTCAGAAACCCAAGAGGGTAATGTATCTGGAGCTTTTATACTCTTGAATCCTCCATCTTTTTCTTTTGGTATGATTAAAGGTGTTGATCCAAAAGATGTATAAAGTTTCCTTAGTACTGATGCAGTGTCATCAGAAGCAAAGTCTTTTTCAATCTCTCCTTGTTCCTACAAAACAAATGGTAAGGGGCGTATCAAAAAGTGTTAAGCACAATTTAATATTCAGTACTTCACATTTAATATTGAGTCTTACACAATATTATCACTATTCACTAGAAGTCTCAATTTCTAAGTagacttataaaataatttagaacgaataagaaattaagaattaaaaaaaaaaaaaagatggatACGCATTTGAAAATTTTAGTATTGCCACCATACCATTGACATATTTATTTGGGTTCTTTTAGATTATCAAGTTGACTTCCACAGAACACTTACTTTATCTTGCAACATGACTTAATTAATCCcccaaatattttcaatattaatCCAGAATCATGTTATATATGGAGAATAAGAATCTTTAGTTGAATTGAAGTATTTCTTAATCTGGAAAGTCTTTTAGGAAGAAAAAGGGGATAGAACTAGCAAATTTAATGGTACCAAAAATGTTTTATTTTGGTCATAAAATATGCTATAGTCTCTATTTCCAAGCCAAAAATGAAAAGAGATTAAATCACCTGAAATCTGCACATGTAGAAATCATCCCCATAGAAAGCCCTTAACCCATCAAAGAAACTCATCTCAGGTTTCCTGGGAAAGTAAGCAACACCTAGGATCACCATAGCTTTTACTCTGTCAGGCCTGAACAAGCTTAAGTACCAAGCAGTGAAAGCTCCCCAATCATGGCCAACCAACAAGACTTGGTTGATACCCAGATGGTCCAGAAGGCCGATCAGGTCGCCAACGATGTGTAAAACACTGTAAGACTCCGGAGACGGCGGCGCGTCAGTGTCACCGTAACCACGGAGATCGGGGGCTATACAGCGGAAACCCAATGAGGAGAGAGAGAGCATGTGGTGGCGCCAGGAGTACCAGAGCTCAGGGAAGCCATGGAGGAACAAGACCGTCGGACCGGTCCCGATTGACGCCACGTGCATGTTTATTCCGTTTGTGGTGACCGTCGAGTGCTCAATTTTCTCCATTTTGTCCGAAGTGTTTCTTTTTCAGATGAGGATATTTGGGTAGCTAACTAAAGAGCATCATAAAGCAattctttttttacttttaaaacagGTAAAATATTTTGGTAAAACTTTTAGGTATGGTAACTAATTATTTCTGTTAGGTATATTCTGTTAGGTCATCTTTCTTTTAACTTGAATTTTGACAAATGCAAAATTTTACttcactttattaaaaaaatatatatataattttggaaattataatatttttaaggggtaaatatcaacttatatatttttaaaagtgaaGCCCAAAGATCGAATTCTTAATTTATTTACCTTATTTTTCAATCGTAGTTCTTTTGTTGAATAATGTAACTCAATTGTCGTtctcaccattttttttttgtgtcaaGGAGCCTCTGTGTTTAGTACTCAAATTTAATGAATTAAAATTTGCATTTATGTATATACGTTTTTCAATTCCAACTTTCCCCCCTTTTTCACCTTCTCTTaatttttgagaatttttttacCTCCCCCATTGAAAATAAGTTATTTTCCATTAATATATcagttataataataataagtatcgTATGTGGTCATGTCTTAGGCTTTCCAAGATCTTGCTTGGTGCTACAATTTACTATTAATTTATCACTACTATGAAAGATCAATGTAGGCGATGGTGATCATTATACTTTATACACTATCTTCTCATAAATAATCGGAGGGGATAATGAGGCGGATGTGAGAGTTTTGGAAGATTTCATAGTCGCCCTCAAACGGAGAACTTGGCGATTATTACTCAAGACAAGGGCTTGGGTTGAAATGGGTATGGCGTGGTACTTCTCTATCTTTTGCTTGATTTCTAGAATTGTATCAAACAAACCCACTTCAATCGAGAAGGATTTTCCATTTGGTGGATCGAAAATCACATCCATTTGTACACAGAAGCGAGAATTTCAATCACGTTGAGATCAAACGATCTACTCAATTCTGCCATTAGAACCTATATTAGCCATCTCAGTCCCTaaagaagaaaattaaaacatttaaagataagtttttttttttttattattattattattattattattattattattttaggagaaatactatgttatCATAAAACAAAAGATAGTTCGTTTACAATAATATCGTAAATCGGAGGAGGAATATTACCCATCCAAAAGCAAGCTTCATCCAACCCTAAAGCATATCTAGCTAACCCATGGGCAGCCATGTTAGCATTACGCTTAACATGACTAATAGATACATTAGGGAGAAAGGATAGAAGATATGCTAACAATTAAGTCTTTGAAAGAAGAAATTGCAGGACAAGAACCAGTTAAAGCGTTAGAAACAATGAGCGCATCTGTTTCGGTGTGAGTAATTGGCACTTCCAATTGTAGGATCCAATTGATGCTGTGGAAGATTGCTTTGGCTTCCATTTCATGGGAAGCAAAGCTGCTGATTATTGGTTTCGACATGGCAGCAAGAACAACACCAGCAGAGTCATGGACCACTGCACCAACTCTGATTATTTGGTGCTGAGAATCCAATGCAACATCAACATTAAGCTTTAAAGCTGTCGGTGGTGGAGGTTGCCACGAAGCAGGAGGAGTGACTCGTTTAAGAAGCTGGTGAGAGTGAGTTGCAGCAGCAGCCGTCGGTTGTGGTGCTGAAGTAGTAAGTCTGAATTTCTCTTGAGTCGTGTGGAATTACAGCAGATAATTAGCAGCAAGGAAGCTACCATTTTAGCAGGCTTGGCATTGCTACCGTGGACAACACGATTGCGCTCAGTCCAAATACACAATAAAATGCAAACAAGATGCTCCATTTCTGGTTTTGTATAGATTGTTGAGAGGTGCAGTAGATAATCCCCTTTGTGCATAGTTGAAGAGGAattccaatccaagttgaaatcAGCATAATGCCAAACTGCTCGGGCATATTTACAGCCAAAGAAGGCATGGCCAATTGACTCCCAAGCTACATGACAAATAGAGCAGGTGGCATCCGTGATGACTTTTCTGCGTACAAGAGAAGTGGCCACCAGTAATGCATCCTGAAGGATTCGCCaaacaaaaatcttaattttttgCAGGAGATTCAGCGACCGAAAAAAGTTCCACTTGCATGATGCAGAAGAAGTAGCAGACGGATGAGCAATGTCTTCAAGAGCAGCGACAAGGTGATATCCCGACTGAACACTATAAATACCAGTGTTGTTGTGGTGCCATATCAAAGCATCAGCACTTTGAAAAAAACTAAGAGGGATTGTTAATATTTTTTCCACATCCACcattgagaaacaactttgtaGAAGAGGTACATCCCACTCTCGTTCATCAGTAATATAATCAGCAACCACCGCTGAAGGAGAGCCCGAATAGAATGTCGGCTTAAAATTATGAAATCTCGGGATCCATGGGTTCGAACCACAGCTAATATGTCTACCATCTCCAACTTTCCATCAGAGACCAGCCTTTAGAAGCTCTCTTCCATAGAGTATACCCTGCCATGTTAGAGATGGGGAGTGACCATGTGAAGCTTCCAAGAAGGAAGTATGCGGAAAGTATCTCCCTTTTAGGATTCTACTAAGCATCGATGATGGATGGTTGAGTATTCTCCAGGCCTGCTTTGCTAGAAATGCCTGATTGAAATGCACAAAAGAACGAAACCCCATTCCtccatttgattttgttttgcAAAGAAACTTCTAATTTTTCCAATG
This Cannabis sativa cultivar Pink pepper isolate KNU-18-1 chromosome 6, ASM2916894v1, whole genome shotgun sequence DNA region includes the following protein-coding sequences:
- the LOC115724855 gene encoding uncharacterized protein LOC115724855, with translation MEKIEHSTVTTNGINMHVASIGTGPTVLFLHGFPELWYSWRHHMLSLSSLGFRCIAPDLRGYGDTDAPPSPESYSVLHIVGDLIGLLDHLGINQVLLVGHDWGAFTAWYLSLFRPDRVKAMVILGVAYFPRKPEMSFFDGLRAFYGDDFYMCRFQEQGEIEKDFASDDTASVLRKLYTSFGSTPLIIPKEKDGGFKSIKAPDTLPSWVSEEVINYYANKFNQTGFTGGLNYYRAFNLSWELLAPWTGAQIKVPTKYIAGEQESTYLFPGVKEYIESGGFKKDVPLLEEVVIMEGLPHFINQAKPEEISTLIYEFIKKF